In Synechococcales cyanobacterium T60_A2020_003, the genomic stretch AAACTGGGCGGTCTGCGCGGCTAAAGCTAGATAGTCTGGTCGGTTTAGGACAGCGGCAGCCCTCGCCAGACCCGAAATCATCAGGCTATTCCACGCCACGATCATTTTCGTATCGGTCACAGCAGGAATCCGCCCCGGCCAATTCTGACCTTTGGCTTCGGCGTTGTTGCGGGCAGGGGGAAAGCTTGGCGTTTCCTCTGGTGGTGTGCCATAGCGAACGGTAAAGAGTTTGCGTAAACCCGATTCAGCGATCGCACTCAATTCTCCAGGCTGGTTACGCTGAAGCACAATCTGACCTTCAAAATTGCCCGACTCGGTGATCATAAATTGGGCGGTCAGCTCAGCCAGTTCTTCATCACTCAGGATGTCCTTCAAGTCGCTATAACGCCACACGTAAAATGCACCTTCCTCCGGCTCTGCATCATCCGGCGTGATAAAACTATCAGCATCCTGCGCGGCATAAAAATAGCCATCGGGCGGTCGCATTTCGCGAGTCAGCCACTGCACCGTACCCGCGATCGCCCGTTCAAAGGCGGGATCCTGCGCCCCAGCCGCGCAGAGATTGGCAAGATACTCCACAATTTGGCCGTTATCGTAGAGCATCTTTTCAAAATGGGGCACCGTCCAGGTGGGATCGACCGTATAGCGGTGGAATCCGCCAGCCACATGATCATAAATTCCGCCCAAAGCAAGATTCAACCCTCGCTGCACACAAACTTTATCTGCTTCGTACTTCGCATCCGGAAACTGGAACCGCACACCGCGCAATGCGGTCTCGGCATAGGGAATCATGGGAAAACTTTGACCGTTACCGCGATGACTCAGAATGCCAGCACAGTATTCCAAGCCAGTCCGCAGCAATCCCGCCTCCAGGTTGCCGGGAGATTCCACGGTTGCAGCACTGTGGAGGCGTTCATAAATTTCAGACTTAACGGACTTCAACTTCGTCGTTTCGGAGTGGTAGAACTGGTGAATCGCTTGGAGAATTTGCAAAAATCCGGGTCTGCCGTAGCGAGGCTCGACCGGAAAATAGGTTCCTCCATAGAAAGGAACCCGATCATCGGGAGATAGAAAGACGTTGAGCGGCCATCCCCCTTGCCCCGTCATCAACTGCAACGCCTGCATATAGATACTGTCAAGGTCTGGACGTTCTTCACGATCTACCTTGATCGGTACAAAATGCGCGTTCATGTACTCGGCGATCGCCCCATCGGAGAAGGCTTCCCCCTCCATCACCGTGCACCAGTGGCAGCTAGAGTAGCCAATGGATAGAAAAATCGGCTTATTCTCCTGCTTCGCCTTGGTGAGTGCTTCCTCGCCCCAGGGATACCAATCAATGGGATTATCGGCATGTTTTCGCAGATAAAGACTTTGGGCAGCAGCAAGACGATTGGGCATGAAGGTATCACTGAACTCAACAGAGCCTCCCACGGAGAACCCTCCCAAAGTCTAGCGCGATCGCATTCAATTCCTGGCAATCACCCCTTGAGAATTTCGTCAACGCTTAGCGCCGCAGCATCGCCCATACAAATCCAGCCCCCCATCCCTACATCCGCGCCATCCGAATCCACAGCAGGGTCATGTGTTCTAAGTGCAAACTCATAGCTAAGTTTCCGGTATCAACAGGTTCCCACCCCAAATCTTCACAAAGAGAAGCCACCACCTGTTTAGCCGCTGGATCATCCCCTGCGATCAGCATCGCGGGTTTTAAGTCGCCATAGCCGGGATATCGGGAATCCTCAAAATTTTCAAAGCCGTAGATCGTAAACGCCTTCACCACCTTCGCTGTAGGCACTAACCCCTGCACAAACTCCGCCCCTGATTGTTGGCTGTCCAAACCGTGGGACAGATTCGCCCCTACAGGGTTGGTGCAATCTACCAGGATTTTGTCGGATAATCGGATAAATCCCCAGCCTCCGCTAAGGCCGCTTGATTCGCAGCAAAGGGTGTGGCTAGGAAAACAACCTCCGCAAGAGCGATCGCCGCTTGGGGATCGGCAACCTGCAAATCTGGATATTTCGAGAGGGCAGCTTGAACGCTCTTGGAATTGGGATCCCGCGCCGCAACGGTGACCTGATGCCCTGCTTTCTGCAAATTTCTCGCCAAGGCTGATCCAACCTGTCCAATCCCAATAAACGCAATCTTCACACTCTTATCCCTCTCGAAACGAAACGCTGTAGACACACCCTAAAGCATCGACTTAACTATTGCCAAGGTTTACCAAAATCCTGCGTCCAGTAGTATCCGTAGGGAGTCGTTCCGCCATCATTCGGCTGGTAGTAGTAACCAATTCCAATCTGAGTCACGTTGGGGCTGAGAATATTAGCGCGATGGCCAGGGCTATTCATCCACTGCTTCATCACCCCTTTGGGCGTTGAAGACCCCGCTGCAATATTTTCTGCCGCATAGGAGTAGCTGTACCCCACCCGTTGGAGGCGATCGCCCAACGATGACCCATTGGAACCCGTGTGACTAAAAAAGTCATTGACCGCCATATCTTTGGTGTGGGCTTGCGCTGCTTTTGTCAGCTTAGAGTTCAGACTAAGAGGTTTTAGACCTGCTTGTTCACGCTTGCGATTTACAATTCGCAATACTCCGTTTACAAGCTTCTTGAGTCCAAGTGTGCGGCTCAAGCCTAAACCAGAACTCTCAGTTCTTACGTCAGATTGGTTAAATGATGAGTGACGACGACTTGTTATATCGATAGAGTTGTCAAATACATTCGCTCTATCCGTTAGTCCCGAACTCTGCAACGACGTTCGGCGCATACCTTGATATGAAGCATTCACAGGCGTTACCCCCTGGTTTAATGAGTTGATC encodes the following:
- a CDS encoding thioredoxin domain-containing protein; its protein translation is MPNRLAAAQSLYLRKHADNPIDWYPWGEEALTKAKQENKPIFLSIGYSSCHWCTVMEGEAFSDGAIAEYMNAHFVPIKVDREERPDLDSIYMQALQLMTGQGGWPLNVFLSPDDRVPFYGGTYFPVEPRYGRPGFLQILQAIHQFYHSETTKLKSVKSEIYERLHSAATVESPGNLEAGLLRTGLEYCAGILSHRGNGQSFPMIPYAETALRGVRFQFPDAKYEADKVCVQRGLNLALGGIYDHVAGGFHRYTVDPTWTVPHFEKMLYDNGQIVEYLANLCAAGAQDPAFERAIAGTVQWLTREMRPPDGYFYAAQDADSFITPDDAEPEEGAFYVWRYSDLKDILSDEELAELTAQFMITESGNFEGQIVLQRNQPGELSAIAESGLRKLFTVRYGTPPEETPSFPPARNNAEAKGQNWPGRIPAVTDTKMIVAWNSLMISGLARAAAVLNRPDYLALAAQTAQFILTHQRVGDRLHRLNYDGSVSVLAQSEDYALFIKALLDLDQASLTLGIPSDWIPPAIALQNEFDQFLWSSDLGGYFNTDAQADLVVRERSAEDNATPSANGVAIANLIRLALIAEDLSYLERAEQALNAFGVFMTNAPQACPSLFVALDWFRNYTLVRTTPDRIRVLGSQYVPTVVLKHEPDLPAGAIALVCQGLSCNEPAQSTDQLRDQLMQSTLRA
- a CDS encoding CAP domain-containing protein, translated to MRRTSLQSSGLTDRANVFDNSIDITSRRHSSFNQSDVRTESSGLGLSRTLGLKKLVNGVLRIVNRKREQAGLKPLSLNSKLTKAAQAHTKDMAVNDFFSHTGSNGSSLGDRLQRVGYSYSYAAENIAAGSSTPKGVMKQWMNSPGHRANILSPNVTQIGIGYYYQPNDGGTTPYGYYWTQDFGKPWQ